The Nitrosopumilus sp. genome includes a window with the following:
- a CDS encoding HAD-IC family P-type ATPase produces MNESHRDITAITGKELEQYSNDSLVEVADKTDVFARVLPEQKFLLVKALQSKGNVVAMTGDGVNDAPALKQADIGIAMGISGTEVAKEASDVILTDDNFASIKAAVEEGRRILDTLIKFIAWTLPTNFGEGLVILASIFTGILMPIIPVQILWINMTTALALGMMLIFEPKESDIMKRPPRKPCSPILTKDLMVQIIIVSACILFSVYGLFEWTINDGASISEARTVAVNTIIMVEIFYLINCRSLTKSILGIGFFSNKFIFLGIGVMVLLQIAFTYAPVMNEVFHSHPIKMDSWLKIIGVSFAIFLIIEVKKLISSKLNLIQKTQ; encoded by the coding sequence TTGAATGAAAGTCATCGTGACATAACGGCAATTACTGGAAAGGAATTGGAACAATACTCTAATGACAGTCTAGTGGAAGTTGCAGATAAAACGGATGTGTTTGCAAGGGTATTACCTGAACAAAAATTTCTGCTGGTAAAGGCATTGCAATCCAAAGGCAATGTGGTTGCTATGACCGGTGATGGAGTTAATGATGCACCTGCATTAAAACAGGCAGATATTGGTATTGCAATGGGCATTTCAGGAACCGAAGTTGCAAAGGAGGCATCTGATGTGATTTTGACTGATGATAACTTTGCATCAATCAAGGCAGCAGTTGAAGAGGGGAGACGAATTCTTGATACTTTGATCAAGTTCATTGCTTGGACACTTCCTACAAACTTTGGGGAGGGATTGGTAATACTAGCATCTATTTTTACGGGTATATTGATGCCTATTATTCCTGTTCAGATTTTATGGATTAACATGACTACTGCTTTGGCATTGGGGATGATGTTAATTTTTGAGCCAAAGGAATCAGACATCATGAAGCGCCCTCCCAGAAAACCATGCTCTCCAATTCTTACCAAGGACTTGATGGTTCAGATAATTATCGTAAGTGCATGTATTTTGTTCTCAGTTTATGGCTTGTTTGAGTGGACAATAAATGATGGTGCTTCTATATCTGAGGCAAGAACAGTTGCAGTAAACACAATTATTATGGTAGAAATATTTTATCTAATTAACTGTAGGTCTCTGACCAAATCAATTTTGGGAATTGGGTTTTTTTCAAACAAGTTTATTTTTCTTGGAATTGGAGTCATGGTTCTATTACAGATTGCTTTCACATATGCCCCAGTAATGAATGAAGTTTTTCACAGTCATCCAATCAAAATGGATTCTTGGTTGAAAATAATTGGAGTTTCCTTTGCCATATTTTTGATAATTGAAGTAAAAAAACTCATCAGCAGCAAATTAAATTTAATTCAAAAGACACAATAG
- a CDS encoding superoxide dismutase produces MVKYELPRLPYEYDDLEPFLDTQTMQIHHQKHHQAYVDGLNKSLIEIGGASHPQYISSILSDLNSVPESSQNTINFFGGGFENHRLFWETMIPNGDGTPGGKLEDAIDVYFDNFENFKKVFSKKAIAIQGSGWCWLVFNQTYNKIEIMTTENQDSPWTTQKLPLLGLDVWEHAYYLKYKNERSNYVDAWWNVVNWDYVGNRFSELAE; encoded by the coding sequence GTGGTAAAATACGAACTACCCAGATTACCCTATGAGTATGATGATCTAGAGCCATTTTTAGATACTCAGACAATGCAAATTCATCACCAAAAACATCATCAGGCATATGTTGATGGGTTAAATAAATCTCTTATCGAAATTGGTGGTGCATCACACCCGCAATACATTTCATCTATTCTTTCTGATCTGAATTCTGTTCCTGAATCTAGCCAAAACACAATTAATTTTTTTGGTGGGGGTTTTGAAAATCATAGATTATTTTGGGAAACAATGATACCTAACGGCGACGGAACTCCTGGAGGCAAATTAGAGGATGCAATTGACGTTTATTTTGATAATTTTGAGAATTTCAAAAAAGTTTTTTCTAAAAAAGCAATTGCAATTCAAGGTAGTGGTTGGTGTTGGTTAGTTTTTAATCAAACATATAATAAAATTGAGATTATGACTACGGAAAACCAGGATAGTCCTTGGACTACTCAAAAACTCCCCTTATTGGGATTGGATGTTTGGGAACATGCATATTATTTGAAATATAAAAATGAACGATCTAATTATGTTGATGCATGGTGGAATGTTGTTAATTGGGATTATGTTGGAAATAGATTTTCAGAACTTGCTGAATAA
- a CDS encoding DEAD/DEAH box helicase, whose product METRMQNIGTLEYVLDKYSKIWSWKVTGDRAVGMISRLVPEAWYGENVNEVIIPDSTENVKQIKLIMDRYPLEILSKSTWQRKIVKTYAPKPTLPLIKHKLKRAKTGEQFRGKLLNFQKEGLDFLLKSSGNALLADEMGLGKTVQTLSYVSTEKQTFPVLVIAPLVTLNNWEREIEKFLKKKSRNGRIIETKSPSVTTIRTGKSQNLPKTDIYIINYELLFKRYNDLAKLGIKTIVCDEVHNLRSKTTQKYKSVKKLAALNSISYRIGLSGTPIYNRGSEIWPIIDILKPGLLGSFKEFCEYFCYVNEKGKAIVLENKRASLRNELQKHVMLRRKKSDVLKELKDKVRYKEVIAADTDFYIDELNKIWKKLEEEQKGAESEFSKSASYNRAIQSERQIAGLAKLPHVINFVKNIMDIEESVVVFCHHKIIHKLLNESLQEFSPVTIIGGQSDAKRQDQIDKFQKGESKLMIAGIRAGNVGINLTRAKYVIFAELDWSPAIHRQAEDRLHRIGQKNTVFAYYLIGSGTLDDHVANILVDKSYEIDAIMDESTENYENKDKAELILAQIQDKLRAK is encoded by the coding sequence ATGGAAACAAGGATGCAAAATATTGGCACATTGGAGTATGTTCTTGATAAATATTCCAAAATCTGGAGTTGGAAAGTTACAGGCGATCGTGCAGTTGGCATGATTTCACGACTTGTTCCTGAAGCTTGGTATGGTGAAAATGTAAATGAGGTCATTATTCCGGACAGTACTGAAAACGTAAAACAGATTAAACTTATCATGGACCGATATCCGTTAGAAATTTTATCAAAATCAACATGGCAACGAAAAATTGTGAAAACATATGCTCCAAAACCCACACTGCCTCTAATTAAACACAAGCTAAAACGTGCAAAAACTGGTGAACAATTTAGAGGAAAACTATTAAATTTCCAAAAAGAAGGCCTAGACTTTTTATTAAAATCTTCTGGCAATGCATTGCTAGCTGATGAAATGGGTCTTGGTAAAACTGTTCAGACATTATCATATGTTTCTACAGAAAAGCAAACATTTCCTGTACTTGTAATTGCACCCCTTGTTACTTTGAATAATTGGGAACGTGAGATTGAAAAATTTTTAAAGAAAAAAAGCAGAAATGGAAGGATAATAGAAACCAAGTCTCCCAGTGTTACAACTATTAGAACAGGAAAATCACAAAATCTTCCAAAAACTGATATTTACATCATAAATTATGAATTACTTTTCAAACGATACAACGACTTAGCAAAACTTGGAATAAAAACCATAGTTTGTGATGAGGTTCATAACCTTAGATCAAAAACCACTCAGAAATACAAATCTGTTAAAAAATTAGCTGCTCTAAATTCTATTTCGTATAGGATTGGTCTTTCTGGCACTCCTATTTACAATCGTGGTTCTGAAATCTGGCCAATCATTGATATTCTAAAACCTGGATTGCTTGGAAGTTTTAAGGAATTCTGTGAATATTTTTGTTATGTAAATGAAAAAGGAAAAGCAATTGTTTTAGAAAATAAGCGTGCTTCTCTTAGAAATGAACTGCAAAAACATGTTATGTTACGAAGAAAAAAGTCTGATGTTCTAAAGGAACTGAAGGATAAAGTTAGATATAAAGAAGTAATAGCAGCTGACACTGATTTTTATATTGATGAATTAAATAAAATCTGGAAGAAACTAGAGGAAGAGCAAAAAGGTGCAGAGTCAGAATTCTCCAAATCTGCATCATATAACAGAGCAATTCAGAGTGAAAGACAAATTGCTGGACTTGCAAAACTTCCACACGTGATCAATTTTGTTAAAAACATTATGGATATTGAAGAAAGTGTCGTAGTGTTTTGTCATCACAAAATAATCCATAAATTACTTAATGAAAGTCTTCAAGAATTTTCACCAGTTACTATTATTGGAGGACAGTCGGATGCAAAAAGACAAGATCAAATAGACAAATTTCAAAAAGGTGAATCCAAATTAATGATTGCTGGTATACGAGCTGGAAATGTTGGAATCAATTTAACTCGAGCAAAATATGTTATTTTTGCAGAACTTGACTGGAGTCCTGCTATTCATAGGCAAGCTGAAGACAGACTCCATCGAATTGGTCAGAAAAATACTGTCTTTGCTTACTATTTAATTGGAAGTGGGACTCTTGATGATCACGTGGCAAATATTTTGGTAGATAAAAGTTATGAAATTGATGCAATTATGGATGAATCCACTGAAAATTATGAAAATAAAGACAAGGCAGAATTAATTTTGGCTCAGATACAAGATAAACTTCGTGCAAAATAA
- a CDS encoding PAC2 family protein, whose translation MEFIQDIEPDVKKPIIIAAMQDMGNVGNIVINFINKSLKTKKFRIAKTSFPTYVIDNGGYIELPDESWEYRYTDDLIVFGSGKGQPQSNSELNTLCQDVIDISKKYDAKFIYTLGGFHTSRIFEKNPKTYITTTSQKLTKQMEGLNIDITPQKSIITGFNGLILGFAKKNNIQGIGMYGELNEPEIPQYRSAISIIKTIEKLTYRKLGDINQLEIMAQEIEQKFKR comes from the coding sequence ATGGAGTTTATTCAAGATATAGAACCTGACGTAAAAAAACCAATCATAATTGCAGCAATGCAGGATATGGGAAATGTAGGAAATATAGTGATAAATTTCATTAACAAATCATTAAAAACAAAAAAATTCAGAATTGCAAAAACATCATTTCCAACATATGTGATAGACAATGGAGGATATATTGAGCTGCCAGATGAAAGTTGGGAGTATAGATATACCGATGATTTGATAGTATTTGGTAGCGGCAAAGGTCAACCACAAAGTAATAGTGAATTAAACACTTTGTGCCAAGATGTAATAGACATATCAAAGAAATATGATGCCAAATTTATCTACACATTAGGTGGTTTTCACACTAGTAGGATTTTTGAAAAAAATCCAAAAACATACATCACTACAACATCTCAAAAATTAACAAAACAAATGGAGGGTTTGAACATAGACATCACACCTCAAAAATCAATAATTACAGGATTTAATGGCTTGATTCTAGGATTTGCAAAGAAAAACAACATTCAAGGGATAGGCATGTATGGGGAATTAAATGAACCAGAAATTCCACAATATAGATCGGCAATAAGCATTATCAAAACAATCGAGAAATTAACATATAGAAAATTAGGAGATATCAATCAATTAGAAATAATGGCTCAAGAAATTGAGCAAAAATTTAAGAGATAA
- a CDS encoding arsenate reductase, translated as MEIYHKSTCVTCKKAITELERMKEDIEKRDFFKDPFSETELKKIIKKTGKKPIEMLRKRDKMYKELGLEKTKMSDNQLIKLMVKYPGLILRPIIVIKNKTYVGKIDTEDIK; from the coding sequence TTGGAAATATACCACAAGTCAACATGTGTTACTTGCAAAAAAGCAATTACAGAATTGGAAAGAATGAAAGAAGATATTGAAAAAAGAGACTTTTTCAAAGATCCATTTTCAGAAACAGAACTTAAAAAAATCATCAAAAAAACAGGAAAAAAACCAATAGAAATGCTCAGAAAGAGAGACAAGATGTACAAAGAATTAGGTTTAGAAAAAACCAAAATGAGTGATAATCAACTCATTAAATTAATGGTGAAATACCCAGGATTAATTTTGCGTCCCATCATAGTTATAAAAAATAAAACATATGTTGGAAAAATAGATACAGAAGATATAAAATGA
- a CDS encoding YwbE family protein has product MVMLPSRGKITLGMKVRIIQKQDQFTGKLTDGIVKRILTSSNSHPYGIKVELENGKIGRVQNII; this is encoded by the coding sequence TTGGTAATGCTACCTTCAAGAGGAAAAATAACACTAGGAATGAAAGTTCGAATTATTCAAAAACAGGATCAATTTACAGGTAAACTAACTGATGGTATTGTTAAGAGAATTCTGACTTCTAGTAATTCACATCCCTATGGAATTAAAGTTGAATTGGAAAACGGAAAAATAGGACGCGTTCAAAATATTATTTAA
- a CDS encoding ABC transporter permease, with protein sequence MKRYVVTRIATMFVVLMITLLITIVLVGSNMDTILKQGIAFQVRTEITENPSTAQSFSSVEEFEIFIQTQIDQRIKILGLDEPWYSPQRIGIAMYKILLLDFGHATFLTSDLGSSDVKDILFEKLPRTVLLFTTATIIISIIGIFLGALSSSKIGSTIDRITSSFAIISSSFPVWWIGMLMIFLFAFTYQIFPARATPDVPLSDPWYIGSLLYHMALPLITIVMIGFGSWAYMVRNFMIGIMQEDFIMAKKTIGVNQKKIIYTHALKNAAPPIITILALSLSGSLGGAIITEAVFDWPGMGRLYFEAISVMDLPVIIGATYLLTIFFLISIFIADLLYGYFDPRVRTG encoded by the coding sequence ATGAAAAGGTATGTCGTCACAAGAATAGCAACTATGTTTGTAGTATTGATGATCACATTATTGATTACAATTGTTCTTGTAGGCTCAAACATGGATACAATACTAAAACAAGGAATTGCATTTCAAGTAAGAACTGAAATCACAGAAAATCCATCAACAGCACAAAGTTTTTCATCAGTTGAAGAGTTTGAGATATTCATTCAGACTCAGATAGATCAAAGAATCAAGATTTTAGGGTTAGACGAACCATGGTATTCTCCTCAAAGAATAGGCATTGCAATGTATAAGATATTACTTCTTGATTTTGGACATGCCACATTTCTTACAAGTGATTTAGGTTCATCAGATGTTAAAGATATACTATTTGAAAAATTGCCAAGAACTGTTTTACTTTTTACGACTGCAACAATAATCATATCCATAATCGGGATCTTTTTAGGAGCTTTATCCAGCAGTAAGATTGGTTCTACCATAGACAGAATTACATCAAGTTTTGCAATAATCAGTTCCAGTTTTCCAGTATGGTGGATAGGTATGTTAATGATTTTCTTATTTGCGTTCACATATCAAATATTTCCAGCAAGAGCAACTCCAGATGTTCCATTGTCAGATCCTTGGTACATTGGATCTTTGTTATATCATATGGCATTACCATTAATTACAATTGTGATGATAGGATTTGGATCATGGGCCTATATGGTCAGAAATTTTATGATTGGAATAATGCAAGAAGATTTCATCATGGCCAAAAAAACAATCGGGGTGAATCAGAAAAAAATAATATACACACATGCTCTAAAAAATGCAGCGCCACCAATTATCACAATTTTAGCACTAAGCTTATCAGGTTCACTTGGAGGTGCAATCATCACGGAAGCAGTATTTGACTGGCCAGGCATGGGAAGATTGTATTTTGAAGCAATATCAGTAATGGATTTACCAGTAATTATTGGTGCCACATACTTGCTTACAATTTTCTTTTTGATCAGCATATTCATTGCAGACTTACTCTATGGATATTTTGACCCGAGAGTGAGGACAGGTTAA
- a CDS encoding ABC transporter permease has protein sequence MSNITPQEIKEEFLKNKMGIAGISILIILVAISITAIIVIPVETFQEWNNPKSWITYPKIAIPIWVNMFMIEKIPEHMILEKPNIQNTYQDEIVLTSHQFGFNFNYDDFPDDFIYIFSSEYTGSPLLQMSIIRPDGIKIKLLSTSLPYSNSITIHSEKIFSTDRMIKKNLSLQSEKFKFTLDNLSVEDIVFSKTQINESLKGDYIFSIELYGVKSESQINESKLIIGGKTFGMMGTDELRRDLAIGLLWGTPLALFIGLVVSIASVTIGLLYGVYAGYKGKKTDEVMMRFNDVIYALPALPFLIILSVTISNSIFLMVGFLMIFGWVGIAKVSRSMSLQIKTRGYVDAANMMGQKDSKIILKHIVPQLLPYAFASIAISVPAAITTEAGLSFLGLGDPSFPTWGQILHDANTFGAAARGLWWWIIPPGIMIAITGLAFVFIGSALDVIINPKLKR, from the coding sequence ATGAGTAACATAACACCTCAGGAGATAAAAGAGGAATTTCTTAAAAACAAGATGGGGATTGCTGGGATTTCAATTCTAATTATTCTTGTGGCAATATCAATAACTGCAATTATTGTAATTCCTGTTGAAACTTTTCAAGAGTGGAATAATCCAAAAAGCTGGATTACATATCCAAAAATTGCTATTCCAATTTGGGTAAATATGTTCATGATCGAGAAGATTCCAGAACATATGATTTTAGAGAAACCAAATATACAGAATACATACCAGGATGAAATAGTTTTAACTTCACATCAATTTGGATTTAATTTTAACTATGATGATTTTCCAGATGATTTTATTTACATATTTTCATCAGAATATACGGGCTCACCACTATTACAAATGTCAATCATTCGACCTGACGGTATCAAAATCAAATTACTATCTACATCACTGCCTTATTCTAATTCAATAACGATACACTCTGAAAAAATATTTTCAACAGATAGAATGATAAAGAAAAACTTGTCATTGCAATCAGAGAAATTCAAATTCACATTAGACAATTTATCTGTGGAAGACATTGTTTTTTCAAAAACTCAAATAAATGAATCGTTAAAGGGAGATTATATTTTTTCTATAGAGTTGTATGGAGTAAAATCCGAATCACAAATTAACGAATCTAAACTAATTATCGGAGGAAAAACCTTTGGAATGATGGGAACTGATGAATTAAGACGAGACCTGGCAATTGGTCTTCTATGGGGTACTCCTCTTGCACTATTTATAGGACTAGTTGTATCAATTGCATCTGTAACAATAGGATTACTTTATGGAGTATATGCAGGATACAAAGGTAAAAAAACTGATGAGGTGATGATGAGATTTAATGATGTCATATATGCATTACCAGCATTACCATTTCTAATAATACTTTCAGTAACAATCAGCAACAGCATATTTTTAATGGTAGGTTTTTTGATGATTTTTGGATGGGTGGGAATAGCCAAAGTATCAAGGAGTATGTCACTACAAATCAAAACTCGCGGATATGTAGATGCTGCAAATATGATGGGTCAAAAAGATTCTAAAATAATCCTCAAACATATTGTACCTCAATTATTACCATATGCATTTGCAAGTATTGCAATCTCAGTTCCAGCAGCAATTACTACAGAAGCAGGTCTCAGTTTTTTAGGATTAGGAGATCCATCATTTCCAACATGGGGTCAAATTTTACATGATGCAAATACATTTGGAGCAGCTGCAAGAGGATTATGGTGGTGGATAATACCACCAGGAATAATGATTGCCATAACAGGTTTGGCCTTCGTATTTATCGGAAGTGCGTTAGATGTAATTATAAATCCAAAATTAAAGAGATGA
- a CDS encoding Mov34/MPN/PAD-1 family protein has product MIFKKKYFERKVLLQKDVLDSIISYCQMKHPNEGILILKGKSKHGEIKIDGLVIPPFNYSGPTFAGFPHSFLPFDLSYVGIVHSHPSGSAEPSVTDLHNFFGLVSLIIKSPYNDDSIFAWDSNGDPISLSII; this is encoded by the coding sequence ATGATTTTTAAAAAAAAATATTTTGAGCGAAAGGTATTACTTCAAAAAGATGTACTTGATAGCATTATCTCCTATTGTCAAATGAAGCATCCTAACGAAGGAATTTTGATTTTAAAAGGCAAATCAAAACATGGTGAGATTAAAATTGATGGGCTTGTGATTCCACCTTTTAATTATAGCGGTCCTACATTTGCAGGATTTCCACATTCCTTTTTACCCTTTGATTTGAGCTATGTCGGAATAGTTCATTCTCACCCAAGCGGTTCGGCCGAACCATCTGTAACTGATCTACATAATTTTTTTGGATTGGTCTCATTAATTATCAAGTCTCCATATAATGATGATTCTATTTTTGCATGGGATAGTAATGGCGATCCCATTTCCCTTTCTATTATATGA
- a CDS encoding exonuclease SbcC yields the protein MVFGWGKKKNQDNHEEPQLQNKIISLSDVPKIVTKLCKLRESQTLSTIKNIRDQTSSLIDDLIIIGNVLEKDNLKVDDIDKHLAIIVVRGKTQVIDVIKKDVTSLPKITSIDDAKKLDITLNQILKKVGDVLGRQTRVIHIFAKKYAAQLKDNLEVMNTNHSEIHKILHNFDATTFTSDEILNSLNQIENLKNNRIELSKKIIENKTSLDSLIEKITSIEKSIEQIKSSNDYKSYVDLKNELSVFSAKKSKIKNEIESQFTKISRPLSRYEYISSLDKDQKNILSKLIEKPFDVMLPSNKDSIIIILENVRKGIISGEISVKDIDKTSLQITETEEYLDTFVNNVSEFSEKYVMMKHKINSLRPSDLDLLENKLTKNFSVKDDLEVKSRTLQEEIDYTDSKIPQLISEIEKKIKFFSNISYTILPSQN from the coding sequence ATGGTCTTTGGATGGGGTAAAAAGAAAAATCAAGATAATCATGAAGAGCCACAACTTCAAAATAAGATAATTTCTCTCTCAGATGTTCCTAAAATCGTAACTAAACTTTGTAAATTGAGAGAGTCTCAAACATTATCTACGATAAAAAATATACGCGATCAAACCTCTTCGTTAATTGATGACCTGATAATAATTGGAAATGTTCTTGAAAAAGATAATCTAAAAGTAGATGATATTGATAAACATCTTGCCATCATTGTGGTTAGAGGTAAAACCCAGGTAATTGATGTTATTAAAAAAGACGTAACATCACTACCCAAAATCACCTCTATAGATGATGCAAAAAAATTGGACATTACATTAAACCAGATTCTCAAAAAAGTTGGAGATGTTTTGGGGCGACAAACCAGAGTTATTCATATTTTTGCAAAAAAATATGCTGCTCAACTAAAAGATAATCTTGAAGTTATGAACACTAACCACTCTGAAATTCACAAAATACTACATAACTTTGATGCTACAACATTCACATCTGATGAGATTCTTAATTCATTAAATCAAATTGAAAATCTAAAGAACAACCGCATTGAACTCTCTAAAAAAATTATTGAAAATAAAACTTCTCTAGATTCTTTGATCGAAAAAATTACATCCATAGAAAAATCAATCGAGCAGATAAAATCTTCTAATGATTACAAATCATATGTTGATTTGAAAAATGAATTAAGTGTGTTTTCAGCTAAAAAATCTAAAATTAAAAATGAAATTGAGTCACAATTTACAAAAATTTCACGTCCTCTTAGTAGGTATGAATATATTTCTTCACTAGATAAGGATCAAAAAAATATTCTGTCTAAACTAATTGAGAAACCATTTGATGTTATGCTTCCTTCTAACAAGGATTCCATAATTATTATTTTAGAGAATGTTCGAAAAGGAATTATTTCAGGAGAAATTTCAGTAAAAGACATTGACAAAACATCTTTACAGATTACTGAGACTGAGGAATATCTTGATACGTTTGTAAACAATGTTTCAGAGTTTTCTGAAAAATACGTAATGATGAAACATAAAATTAATTCTCTTCGACCTTCGGATTTGGATTTACTTGAGAATAAATTGACAAAAAATTTCTCTGTTAAAGATGATCTTGAAGTTAAATCTAGAACCCTTCAAGAGGAAATTGATTATACTGACTCAAAAATTCCACAACTCATATCTGAGATAGAAAAAAAAATAAAATTTTTTTCGAATATATCTTACACTATCTTACCATCTCAAAATTAA
- a CDS encoding SRPBCC family protein translates to MVKLGDKSFHTGTVKKTIRIKASKNKVWRKISNIVGLPTWVVDVKKTVYRSKKKRGIGAIRLITFEDGSEIEEHVVAWKNGEYFTYIATEGLPLRAYVATISMKVKPKKIVELTWESYLNSKKMYEKEFVGFLAFIGSFYETSLENLKVLLEE, encoded by the coding sequence ATGGTAAAACTTGGAGATAAATCATTTCATACAGGTACAGTGAAAAAGACAATTAGGATTAAAGCTTCAAAAAACAAAGTTTGGAGAAAAATTAGCAATATTGTCGGGTTACCAACATGGGTAGTAGATGTGAAAAAGACCGTGTACCGATCTAAAAAGAAAAGAGGTATTGGAGCAATAAGATTGATAACTTTCGAAGATGGTAGTGAAATAGAAGAGCATGTAGTAGCATGGAAAAATGGCGAGTATTTCACATATATTGCAACTGAAGGCTTACCGTTAAGAGCATATGTTGCAACTATTTCAATGAAGGTCAAACCCAAAAAGATAGTGGAATTAACATGGGAATCCTATCTAAACAGTAAAAAAATGTATGAAAAAGAATTTGTTGGTTTTCTTGCATTTATTGGATCTTTTTATGAGACATCGCTTGAGAATCTCAAAGTTTTGCTTGAAGAATAA
- a CDS encoding Lrp/AsnC ligand binding domain-containing protein yields MTDAYVMLNCELGTESEVIDQLRALDYVVDVFETIGTYDMLVKLQAENFEKIREIVSWNIQKLKNVRSTSTLIKKDN; encoded by the coding sequence ATGACTGATGCTTATGTGATGTTGAATTGTGAATTGGGAACAGAGTCTGAAGTTATAGATCAACTGAGGGCATTAGATTATGTTGTTGATGTTTTTGAGACAATAGGGACTTATGACATGCTAGTAAAACTACAGGCAGAAAATTTTGAAAAAATTAGGGAGATTGTTTCTTGGAATATTCAAAAATTAAAAAATGTTCGTTCAACCTCAACTTTAATAAAAAAAGATAATTAA
- a CDS encoding nitroreductase family protein, with the protein MDSEHSEEKIYPQGYTPEITLDSSNDNTRNQLLDFILKSGPSEVVDTDLFAVMAKRRSTRKFSDKPVETTKIDKIIAAADTAPTAGNYQGFEIFYIKSPEKKKLLVDACNKQPYVDAPVVLVFCKNPSRVKFDFPEYILAKFAIQDATLAAGYSQLASQALGLSSIWIGMFDEKKVMNAIGTDLTPSSVLCIGYPEQTKFPKPRRNLKDLVHVVW; encoded by the coding sequence ATGGATTCAGAACACAGTGAAGAGAAAATTTATCCTCAAGGTTATACACCAGAAATAACTCTTGACTCTTCAAATGATAATACTAGGAATCAATTACTTGATTTTATTTTAAAATCTGGTCCTTCTGAAGTTGTGGATACTGACTTGTTTGCCGTTATGGCAAAACGACGTTCCACAAGAAAATTCTCTGATAAACCTGTTGAAACAACAAAAATAGATAAAATTATTGCAGCGGCAGACACTGCTCCTACTGCAGGAAACTATCAAGGATTCGAGATTTTTTACATAAAAAGTCCTGAAAAGAAAAAACTACTTGTTGATGCATGTAACAAACAACCCTATGTGGATGCACCTGTTGTATTGGTTTTTTGTAAAAATCCTTCTAGGGTAAAATTTGACTTTCCAGAATACATCCTTGCAAAATTTGCTATACAGGATGCCACACTTGCTGCAGGTTACTCTCAGCTTGCATCTCAGGCATTGGGATTAAGCTCCATTTGGATTGGAATGTTTGATGAAAAAAAAGTAATGAATGCAATTGGTACTGATCTTACTCCATCATCCGTACTCTGTATTGGATATCCAGAACAAACAAAATTTCCAAAACCAAGAAGAAACCTAAAAGACTTGGTACATGTGGTTTGGTAA